From Orcinus orca chromosome 3, mOrcOrc1.1, whole genome shotgun sequence, a single genomic window includes:
- the TSLP gene encoding thymic stromal lymphopoietin, whose protein sequence is MSYQLSFFFSLAFSSFLVNFAACEQPDCLIKIEHFTFKPIYGCASLAKETFAKQTNATLSLRCSGYSGIQINNTQTMKKRRKREVKTDKCLEQVSYLIELWRRFSRIS, encoded by the exons ATGTCTTAtcaactctctttttttttctccctggcgTTTTCTTCCTTTCTCGTAAATTTTGCCGCCTGCGAGCAGCCGGATTGCCTCATTAAAATCGAGCACTTTACCTTTAAACCCATATACGGCTGCGCCTCACTTGCCAAGGAAACCTTCGCCAAGCAAACTAATGCTACGCTCTCCCTCAGGTGCTCAGGCTACTCCGGAATTCAG ATAAATAATACTCagacaatgaagaaaagaaggaaaagagaagtcaAAACAGATAAATGCCTAGAACAAGTCTCATATTTGATAGAACTGTGGAGACGTTTCAGCCGCatttcatag